A window of Methylocaldum szegediense genomic DNA:
TGCGGAAGCTCGATGAATAAGTAACGGGAGCCCGTAGGGACGCCTTTTTGCGCAATATGGCGCAAAAGCAGGCCCGAGTCCGTGCCAACCACGACATGGAGGGTGTTTTGGTGGAAAAGACTTTCACCGAAAAAGGCGGCGAATACGGCCGAAGCGCCGACCTTGTTGAAGGCTTCACGATTGACTTGGTAAAGATAGCGATCGCCGAAGGCGTTCTGTGTAAAGCTATCGAAAGGAAGCTGAGGGGATGGGAACAAACCGTCGGAGGACATTAGCGAGCCGCCCGTAGAAGGTGACTCGAAAATTATAGTCAACATAGGGCACCTCGAAAAACACCTGCCTGATCCCGTTGAGGTAAGATTCCTGCCATTTGATTCGTATCTTTGACCCGACCGCGATGAACAGGACGAAGCGCGGGGCCGTCAAGACCGACCTGTTTGCCGACCAGCCTCACAAACAGACTCTCGACAAGCTGGGCGGTCCGCTCTGGCCGAAGACGTCGACCGCATCGCCCCGCGCCCGGTCAGCCCCCAAGGCGGCCGGCCGCCGTTGCCCACCGAAACCATGGTGCGCATCCTGGCGTTGAAGCGCTTGTACGACCTCCCCGATTCGATGGCGTTGGCGCGCAACTGCTGAAGAAGGGCTTCATTGCCCGCGGCGGCCAGATCATCAACGCCACGCTGGTACCCGGGACGACAAGGAACAGCTCAAAGAGGGTGCCATGCCCGCCGACCGCAAGTCGGCCAAGCGCCGCCAGAAAGACCTGGATGCCAGCTGGACCGAGAAGCATGGCCAGAGCCGCTTTGGCTACAAGCTCTCGGTGAGCGTCTACAAGCGGCATAAGGTCATCCGCAAGATCGTTACGGATACCGCCGGCACGCACTACAGCCGGCACTTCGAGGCGGTCATGGGCCCGGCCGACACGAGCCGGGATGTGTCCGCCGACCGGAGCTATCCGTCCGAGAAGCGGGCGGCCTGGCTGAAAGCAAAGGGCTACCGCGACCGGATACAACGCAAAGGGTATTGGAACAAGCGCTTGTCCGAAACCCAGCAGGGACGCAACCGTCACATTGTCAAGACTCGCGCGCGGGTCGAACACGTGTTTGCGGCGATTGCGCAGATGGGCGGCAAGCGGATTCGCACCCTTGGCCAGACGCGCGCCTACTTTGCCATGACGACTATGGCCGCGTGCTACAGCCTGAAGCGGCTGGCGTACTGCTTGAGGGCGGCATCATCGTGCCCGCATAGGGGCCGAAATGGGCCGAATGGCCGCTGCCCACGGCGATTCGGGGTGAAAAACGGGCGAGGCTGCTGAAAAATGCAGCAATTTGTTGTGGAATTTGGGACGGTTTCGGTCAAGAGCGTTGCTCTGTGGCTAGGTTCATTGAAAATCACGGGTTTTTCGAGGTGCCCCATTGTCAACAGGTGGGTCCTGAACTAGACTAAATCCAGCTTGTGTCGGGCCGCATGTGAGGAATATGACCGAACAGACAGTGCTTGTGACTGGGGGCGATGGGTTTATCGGCTCTCACTTGGTGGAGCAACTGGTATCGAGAGGGTACAGGGTCAGAGCCTTGGCTCAGTACAATTCGTTCAACAGCTGGGGGTGGTTGGAAGACATATCCTGTTTGTCAGCCGTCGATGTCGTTACCGGAGACATACGTGATCCCCATTTCTGCCGGCAATTGCTTCGAGGGGTGGATAGCGTATTCCATTTGGCGGCGCTTATCGCCATACCTTACTCCTACCGTGCTCCGGACAGCTACATCGATACCAATGTCAAGGGAACGCTGAATATTTGTCAGGCTGCGCTGGAAGCCGGCGTCAAACGGGTGATTCATACATCCACGAGTGAAGTTTATGGCACGGCTCAGTATGTTCCCATCGACGAAAAGCATCCGTTGCAGCCGCAGTCCCCTTATAGCGCTTCGAAAATTGCCGCCGACCAAATTGCCTTGAGTTTCTACCATGCCTTCGGCCTTCCGGTGACCGTTGCGAGGCCTTTCAATACCTATGGTCCACGCCAATCAGCGCGGGCGGTGATCCCCACTATCATCAGCCAAATCGCTCACGGATACCGGCGGATCAAGCTGGGCGATGTGACGCCTACACGGGATTTCAACTATGTGGATGACACCTGCCGCGGTTTTTTGGCGATCGCTGATGCCGAGGATGTGAATGGCGAAACGATCAATATCGGCTCGAACACGGAAATTTCTATCAGCGAGACTTTCGCTTTGATCAACGAGCTTATGGGAGGGGGTGCCGAACTGGTCCACGATGAGCAGCGGGAGCGCCCATCGCGATCCGAGGTGTTTCGGTTGCGTTGCGATAACCGCAAACTGCACGCCTTGACGGGTTTCAAACCTCAAGTGGATCTTCGCGAGGGCTTGCGCCGCACCATTGCCTGGTTCACCGATCCGTCTCATCTCAAGGCTTACAAGCCTGACATCTACAACATTTAACGGTGATTCATGCCGTCGATCGCCGAACAGATCGTTCAATGCCTGCACGATGCTCTTGGGGATGTCAAAAAGCCTGTGGCCCTGCACGAGCCGTGTTTCTCCGGAAGGGAATGGGGCTATGTGAAGGAATGCCTGGATACCGGTTGGGTTTCGTCTGTGGGCAGCTTCGTGGACCGTTTCGAGTCGGAACTCGCCGCGTATACCGGTGTAAGGCACGCTATTGCCACAGTCAACGGTACCGCCGCCTTGCACGTGTGCCTGTTGCTCGCGGGTATCGAGGCGGGCGATGAGGTGTTAGTGCCTACCTTGACCTTCGTCGCCACCGCCAATGCCATCAGCTATTTAGGAGCGATTCCCCACTTTGTGGACAGCGACGAACAGAGTCTGGGGGTGGACGTCAGGAAACTCCGGACGTATTTGCAAGACGTGGCAGAGATGGACCCGAGCGGTTGCCGCAATCGGTTTTCCGGTCGGCCCATCAAAGCCGTGATCCCTATGCATGCATTCGGTCATCCAGTGGACTTGGATTCTTTGGCGACCTTGTGCCGTGATTACGGCCTGATCTTGATCGAAGATGCGGCCGAGTCGCTGGGTTCCCACTACCGGGGGCGACATGTCGGCAACTGGGGGTCGCTGAGCGCTGTGAGCTTCAACGGCAATAAGATCGTCACGACCGGCGGGGGCGGCGCGATCCTCACCAACGATCCGGAACTGGCGAGAAAGGCCAAGCACATTACGACCACGGCCAAACTGCCGCACCGCTGGGCATTCGTTCACGACCAAATTGCTTACAACTACCGGATGCCCAACCTGAACGCGGCGTTGGGCTGCGCTCAGCTGGAGCGGATGGACAGCTTTGTCGCCGCTAAACGGCATCTGGCCGAGCGTTACCGGGCGGCATTTCTTGGCTGTGACGGCGTCAAAGTGTTCCATGAACCGGTCTATGCCCGCAGCAATTATTGGTTGAATGTATTGCTGTTGGACGTCGATCAGGCTGATCGCCGCGATGAAGTTTTGGAGACTCTTTATTCGCTAGGCTTTCTGTGTCGCCCCGTTTGGGCGCCCATGCACAAGCTGCCCATGTACGCGCATTGTCCGCGCATGAACCTTGGTTGTGCCGAGAGCTTGGAGCGACGCATCATCTGTGTGCCCAGCAGCGCCGGTTTGGGGGGTGCATGAGCAACCTTCGTGTGTGTGTAATAACCGGCTCCCGCGCCGATTATGGCCTCTTGCTCCCGGTGATGCAGGCGTTGCGAGACGATCCCGCGCTCCAATTGCAGGTGCTGGTCACCGGAATGCACCTGGCACCGCAGTTCGGCCTGACTTGGCGTGCGATCGAAGCGGACGGCTTCGCCATCGATGCGCGCGTCGACATACTGGTATCAAGCGACAGTGCGGTAGGCAATGCTAAGTCGGTCGGGCTTGGGGTCATCGGTTTTGCCGACGCTTTCGAGCGTTTGAAGCCCGAGTTGGTACTGGTATTGGGCGATCGTTTCGAGATCTTTGCCGCGGCTCAGGCTGCATTGTTTGGTCGCTATCCCATCGCCCACATCGCCGGCGGAGATGTTACCGAAGGGGCTTTCGACGAGGCTTTGCGTCACGGCATCAGTAAGATGGCGCATCTGCATTTCGTCACCAATTCAGACGCGGGGCGACGGCTGCGCCAGTTGGGAGAAGATCCTGCGCATATCCACGTGGTGGGTAGTCCGGCGCTGGATTTGCTGCGCCAAATGGACTTGGTCGATCGCAGTGACCTGGAGACCGTGTTGAACTTCCGTTTTCGGGAGAAAAACCTGCTGGTGAC
This region includes:
- a CDS encoding LegC family aminotransferase, coding for MPSIAEQIVQCLHDALGDVKKPVALHEPCFSGREWGYVKECLDTGWVSSVGSFVDRFESELAAYTGVRHAIATVNGTAALHVCLLLAGIEAGDEVLVPTLTFVATANAISYLGAIPHFVDSDEQSLGVDVRKLRTYLQDVAEMDPSGCRNRFSGRPIKAVIPMHAFGHPVDLDSLATLCRDYGLILIEDAAESLGSHYRGRHVGNWGSLSAVSFNGNKIVTTGGGGAILTNDPELARKAKHITTTAKLPHRWAFVHDQIAYNYRMPNLNAALGCAQLERMDSFVAAKRHLAERYRAAFLGCDGVKVFHEPVYARSNYWLNVLLLDVDQADRRDEVLETLYSLGFLCRPVWAPMHKLPMYAHCPRMNLGCAESLERRIICVPSSAGLGGA
- the neuC gene encoding UDP-N-acetylglucosamine 2-epimerase, with translation MSNLRVCVITGSRADYGLLLPVMQALRDDPALQLQVLVTGMHLAPQFGLTWRAIEADGFAIDARVDILVSSDSAVGNAKSVGLGVIGFADAFERLKPELVLVLGDRFEIFAAAQAALFGRYPIAHIAGGDVTEGAFDEALRHGISKMAHLHFVTNSDAGRRLRQLGEDPAHIHVVGSPALDLLRQMDLVDRSDLETVLNFRFREKNLLVTFHPATLECDSAASQAEELLAALDSLGENFGLIFTQSNADTGGLAIGSLIDRFVAEHVNARVYTSLGQLHYYSLMAQVDAVVGNSSSGLYEAPSLKVPTVNVGDRQKGRLKATSVIDCPTQREAITGAIHAALSLDCRDAVNPYGDGHATERIMAVLRGLREPQRLLKKHFHDWGC
- a CDS encoding NAD-dependent 4,6-dehydratase LegB: MTEQTVLVTGGDGFIGSHLVEQLVSRGYRVRALAQYNSFNSWGWLEDISCLSAVDVVTGDIRDPHFCRQLLRGVDSVFHLAALIAIPYSYRAPDSYIDTNVKGTLNICQAALEAGVKRVIHTSTSEVYGTAQYVPIDEKHPLQPQSPYSASKIAADQIALSFYHAFGLPVTVARPFNTYGPRQSARAVIPTIISQIAHGYRRIKLGDVTPTRDFNYVDDTCRGFLAIADAEDVNGETINIGSNTEISISETFALINELMGGGAELVHDEQRERPSRSEVFRLRCDNRKLHALTGFKPQVDLREGLRRTIAWFTDPSHLKAYKPDIYNI